DNA from Sorex araneus isolate mSorAra2 chromosome 6, mSorAra2.pri, whole genome shotgun sequence:
CTTTCTTACTGTTAGGTGTAAAGATTTCTCTCTGTGTTACTGGAATTCATATTGGATGCTGCCCTCTGATGTTTGTGGAATGAACTGCTTTTGGGAAGCGGCTTTTAGGTAGGCATTTAATACTTAATTGGTAGATCAGTGTAGGTAAGAGTAGATAGTAGATAATACATTTTTGGATGTAACAGAAtgcaaaaatgtgttttttaacataatttaatgttatatatatagtttatctTCTAATTGGatttaccatttcttttttctatgtGTAGTTACCACTAATTTTTGCTATATGGATATTTACAATTCTTTAGATGTCTTTAAGATAGGAAGTGCTATTAGAATTTATGATCTAATTTTAAGTTACAGTTGATAAAGTGAGAAATGCCAAAAAGTTATCTACTGATACattacagacacatatacaacaTTTGTCTAGCTTAAAGTTGTATACTGAAAAAAGTGCTACAGTTAACTAGGGGAAACTGGGAAACTTAAATTGGTTATTAATAGAGACACTGAATGTTGGGGAATAGGAGGGTAAAGATAAGTATTCTGTGAAGGAGCAAATGACATGGCATTTAAATGAACTTTAAATGATCTTTAAAGTTATTGAGTATTGGgaacagaaagataatataggggttgAGGCTTgcccccaggaatcactcctgaacagagtcaggactaatccCTAAGCACCTCCTGATGTGGAATAAGAAGAGGAGGAAGTAAAATTGCTGAATAGTTTGACTTCGTTTACTTCTCTAGGTAATGAGGATATTAGATTGATTTGTCCTCTCAACAGGGTCTGTTCCTTTCTATGAAACAAATGTTGGCAATAGGATAACAGAGTGTATTTTTGAGATAGTGGCAGGGGAGTATGACACAATAGTTTAAGATACCTTTCCCAGGAGTAAAGTTTTTAAAGTCGCCTgttttatctgtttctttttgATTCATCTCTCTATTAATTCTCCTCATTACGTTGCCCGGACACAGTGTTAGCTTCAAAAACCAGAATCAAAAACCAGAGTtgtattaacattttattatccTTCTGAGACTTTCGTTCTGACAGTTTTCATGCTAGTAAGCCTGAGAATGTAGTTGATAGTGAAAAGTGCAGTTATCAGTTAGGATCATCTTAAGACCTCAAGGATGACTTCGTAGAGAAAGTGACTTCATGATTAATAGGAAATCAGGCAGATTTAAGGACAGGAAGTGAATGTTGTGAGAAACTGCGTTTTAATATGTATtagtatgtatattttttaatttttgtgttctcAGTATGTTATGCATCTCATGAACCAACAAGGTAGGTTTACTATCTGTGGAAAAGATTTTGGTGGTTAAGAATTATGTCAGTTCAGTCAGGATTACTTAGACTCTAAGAAACAAACCTTCCTTCTTTTGTGTGAAAggggcttccaagcagtgccCAGCAGGCCCAGAGACCCACTGGTGAGTCTTAACTAGCCAGGCTATTGGTTCGCTGCAAATGCCTGAGAATGAGATGTTGCTCAGAGCCCTGTGGTGTTGATGGTGTTGGGGGCCTTCACGGCCacttcaggcagtgcttgggaacctctGAGGCCTCACTAAGTGATGCTGGGGGGGAagatacagtgccaggaatcatacCCAGCTCAAATGGCATGCAGATGTTGTAATATCGCTTGCCCCCCTAAATGAACCTTAAAATGACAAGTTTACCCTTCAGCTTGTTTATAATTTTGGAGAATTTCAACTTTACTTTTttggggcggaggggagggctcatacctggcagcactcagggcttacttctagctctgtgctaagggatcgctcctggtgggcttaggggattGTATGGGGTGCCGAAGTTTGAACTTACGTccgcagaatgcaaggcaaaagcctacctactgtattgtctctccggccccaaataatttcctttttcttttctttcttccttttctttggcttttgggccacacctggcgatgctcaggggttactcctggttcactcaggaatttaactccagtggtgcttgggggatcatatgggatgctggggattgaacccagtacatttttctttcttgtcaaaGTTTGCTAATGAGGAGAGTATTGGTAAGCACCGCTTTTCTATTTATGTCTTGTAATATAAATCTACTTCTGAAAGCAGGGTAAACCTGAAAATGTATACTACAATTTATAAAACCTGGCCTTTTACAtagataaaataatgtttatctatgtaaaacCTTTATCATTAATAACTTTTGAACCTTGAACCTTCTAGACTGCCAGAGTACCCGAGGAAACTAGGGAAGcaggtttttattttctgaaatcctGGAAACCTCTCCTGATTACTCCTTCTGTTTTAATTTCAGTTCgttatttctctaattttctgaGGTACTCCTGTGGATAGACACACAGTGTTATAAACACTTGTGCTTATTACAGTCCTGAATTTGAGATTTCTATAAGTTgcacttttctgttgttttctttagAAGTTATACTGTATTCCTTTTTGTAATATGTATATCATTTCATAAGAACTGTCAAACTAagttatttagattttaaaatcttgtatgttttatgattttattccAACATGTAGACAAGGCAGAATCGCATAAAATCGGCTTGCCATTCTCATTCTCCATTTAATAATTTAGTGCTTTATTTTtgcctgagggctggagtgatagcacagctggtagggcgtttgccttgcattcggctgacccaggttcgagtcctccacccctctcagagagctgggcaagctaccaagagtatctcgcctgcatggcagagcctggcaagctacccatggcatatttcatatgtcaaaaacagtaactaagtctcacaaatggagacgttattggtgcccgctcaagcaaatcgatgagcaacgggatcagtgatacaatgatttttgCCTGATATTAAGAGCTTATCTGCCAACCTGATTAAGCATCTTAGAAATTCCCCTTTATAATCCACCTTGGGTCTCACGTTTTACCTGGCACTGTTTAACCCTTTCATTGTCCATTAGGACAGCCCCatcattctgaattttttttttctttttggttcacacccagcgatgcataggggtcactcctggctctgcactcaggaattacccctggtggtgctcaggggaccatatggattctgggaatcgaacctgggttggccgcgtgcaaggcaaacgccctactgctgtgctattgctctagccccaaccaCCTATGCCCTCTGAATTGGTTTTCAGGGACCTGATCATTCTTGTTTCATTCTATGGACACTGACAATTACAGGCGACTCTTTCAGCCTAAGCTCTTTGATTTCTCTGTACCTAGATCCAGGTGTCCTTAGGACTTTTAACTCCCCACTATGTGATAGTTGCAGAATACTCTCTTTAACTGATACTTCAATCTAAAATTCTACTTTGAGCTTTATAACTCTGTTTCCAGCAGTAACAAAAAGTTGCATCTGGGGCTCCACCTTTCTATCTATCATGCCAGTGTCACTAGGGTAGGGATGAGGGAAGAATCTCCCACTTTGGGAAAGACTGGtctaatatatgtacatatgtgtgtattcaaacttattttatattctgttaaTAATATATGCTTAATGTTGAAACATTAAGAAGTTTGACTTcagtattcaaatatattttaatagtttctatttaatgttatttaaaatgattttattttctgatatccTGTACTAGATGTGCTAGACTAAAATTTCTGTTCTAGGTTAAATCTAACATTCAGATGAAGTAACCTATAATCTAAGGAATATAGCTTCAATAAATTAAATGGTAACTATAAGATAAATGATTAATCACTTACTCTTGATATTTCTTAATTTCAGAGAATTAACCATTAACATTAAAtgttataatttctaatttttatacttCTTACATAAAAGATTCCTATAAGCAGTAATTGAactattaagtttattttttgttcagaatttataattttgtagCCATTGTTAGGTatctttcatgttttctttcatttttacattCCTTTTAGTTCCCAAAAGACGGTTTATTCTATAAGTGAGATCTactttttttctccccatcttATTAAAGTgagatctttattttataaataatatattagtgGCTgcatgggctggaacgatagcacagtgggtagggtgttcgccttgcacgaggccaacccaggttcgattcctttacccctctcggagagcccggcaaactaccaagagtatcgtgcccgcacagcagagcctggcaagctacccgtggtatattcggtatgccaaaaaatagtaatgataagtcacagtgagagacgttactggtgcctgctcaagcaaatcaatgagcaacgagatgacagtgacagtagctgCATAGTCATTTATGTTCTACTCTTTGTGTGCCAGTGGGTTATTATTAAGGTTCAGAGTATTAACATATTCAAAAGTTCCAGAATGTCCCAAGTGCAAGAGGCgctgtatacataaatatatgagGCTGCTGCTCTGGATTAGAAATTGGGTCTGATATATCAAGTCCAGGTGTTCTTAACCTTTAGCTACTTGTAACTCCTTTTCATCCAAGAAATTTGCACGCAACCTTGGGTATATGAAGTAGGTGAAACTCAAACATTCactgataataaataatttaaaataaaatttttgctgCCCTCACATTCAGTTATATGATGCTATATTGGAGTTTCACCCCTCAGTTTAGGAAACTAAAAATCAAGCCATAACTTGGTTTTAGGTAAACTTTCCCAAAAAAGCATGTTAGGGTTTGCCTAGTAGGTTTTAGATCgtctcagaatttattttttggtggggtgggagagggatagagaggaagCTTGAGGACTACCAGTGCAGTATTCAGGGATTGTGgccctcctggcagtgtgtgcCTAGTAATGGGGACTGATCTGCCCTCAGTGTGCAGTGTCTGTGAGGAGCTTCTGGGTTAGCGCCCTAGCCCCCGTCTCAGATTTTACCTCTTACTAATTATATGGTAAATGCCACTGAAGAGTGTTATCGGGAGGAAAGTTTGTCTTATAAACAGATGGCTTAATTctgattattatatataaatgtaatacCAAAATGTTTATGGATAGCTGAAGTAGTGTTTTCCCCCCCCAGAATTATTCGTTAGTGGAAGGGGATGTAGGTGAAGAATTTTAGATGAAACAAGAATAGATACTTTTTGTAGCTGGAAGATAGGTAATTGGGATTTGTTTTTcatctcttgtttttatttttgtttcttaactGGAAAGTAAATCAGTAATTCTTTTTTCAATTGGGGAGCTCTTTGGGACAATTAAGTCCTGATGCTTGAGTgcataataatttctttcttatgcTTCAGGAGTGGTCCTAATGATAACACCATTCctgggagaaataaaaaaaaaattgggggtcaTGTGGTTCTTAGTGTGGGAATTTGGCTTAGATGGGCTGGATGAGTAGTATATTCAGCTTTTCAtaatttgatgtttctttttttgttaaaaatgtcCCAAACTTTGTCTTCGACCATCATCAAATAATCTTAAGCATGTTATCCTTCACTGAAACTGTTGGAAAATGtgactttcttttattattaggtATAGTGTGAAAATGCAGCCTGTTGAGAGAATGCACCTAGCTGTGGTTGCCTGTGGTGAAAGAGTGGAAGAAACTCTAACCATGTTGAAGTCAGCTATCATATTCAGCCTCAGACCTCTACAATTCCATATTTTTGCTGAGGATCAGCTGCATGATAGTTTTAAAGGCACTGTGAGTATTTTAAACTTAAGTTGAGACTGTATAGTTGATTATGTGGTATAATAgactgctattttatttttttttgagacaagaaaagaatatgtttaatacatttttatctatAGGTAATTTGCAAAAATATACAGACATTATGTGTGACCCTCCATTTGTGCTGTTACATCAGACATTGCAAAAAATGGCTCCACTTGATAATTCAGATTGCCTTGTACCAAGCCCATGTTATGCCTGAAATCATGCAGTATTATTATTTACTGCCACACTGGTGTTCTTCAGAGTATCCCAGTTTGAGCTAATAATTGATCTGGTCCCCCAGCCAACTTAACAGACACAAATGTTAGTGATAACCAGTAGGAGCTTAGTCCAGAACAGTGACAGCTGGCTCTACCCTTTGTTGGCTGTGAGATATAGACTTTCTAAGTCACAGTTTCTTCACAGGAAGTTTGCTGATCATGGAGAGGGTACACACTGTCCACTTGGGTTTCTCTAGAGCTGTTTCCCAACTAGGGATCATATCTCTGTGCACCTCAGGGTATTTCAAGGGGGCGCATGGTTTAAAATGACATAAATGGTGGGCTTTCATGGCATGAGACGAGGAGCTCTTTGGTAGGGTGAGGTTAGGGCCCAGGAAGGAAACCAAGGTTGAAAAGTGCTCTTCTAGAGAACAATACCAGAAAGTGAACAAATGTTGAGTGCTAAGTTAAGGAGGTTCCAATTagatggaaaaagaaatatgtcTTTCCCACAGATAcaaaataagcataaaatatataagtataactATAAACAAAAGAAGCTCTTGAAATATCCTTAGTACCTCAGAGTTTCCAGTGAAGGGGGACAGGAGAGTCGAGCagtttcttctcctgtgtccagTTTGTTATTTCTAATAATCACTTCTGTAACATCACTGCCAGGAGATGCAAACATGAGGAGGCTTGAGAATgtgtattcaataaataaatatgaagccAAGGTGCTCTCATGCCACCTGCTTTCATTGGTCTGGGGCTGCTTTCCTCACCCCTGACGGCTGATGGcaatgggcagacgaaggaggaaacaagggccaagctggttagTGATCAggtgcagtttattccaatcttgtctctctctgtttccttctaGTTTCACCCACTCCCTTATTCCTCCTCTCTGtgcccactcttccagccttAGTTGTAGAGCAagtcatgaagggttgggggtagcagttacacataggtgtggttatatGATCAACAGATGTAAAATTTCTCCGTCAGGGGAAGCTTCTTTCAGGACAAATTCTTACCTAGCAAGGTGATCcgcctaagggcaaaataccatctaagggtgcatttctcctttccttagtccaataaccatttaaacattcatcttaattctgcttcttaaCAATAGTCATTTTGTTTAGTCACAGTAAGTGATATATTAAGCTTCTAGGGTGACtgtcctggagacatctcactatagatctagATTATAGttctcagaccagattagtccttcctaacccagcagggtcattgtccagttgtttcttttttggatcatgacagaatttgtccatgaccgtgctcttaacttaaagttaagtattatggccTCTCCGGTTTTGATGCCATCGTACCTTAGCACTTGCTCTGGCTCCATCCGCTCCCTttgtcaggactctgcttttggtgtgctaggaactaagggcaactgaggcttaagtcgagtaaatacgagagatgcccaggagtaaatattatctggagtcaattaactcccaagttacaaaagcatagcattaactgttttcctgtgtctatacaaaagggatgttgctctaaagtaaactatgtgaaggacataaggaaaaaagaaaagcaatatttcacttacaaatacaaaattcagagtccttagaaggatctaaccttacaagtcacaggttctggttagTGGAAATGAGAGATTAatgagagaaagcagagcacagagacgTTAAAGATGATTaccaaggaaatgggagtgctttgggagcattgtgatgggtataacccaataaacctaagctccttgtggcagaggagaaaggaaaaatcagTGTTATCCTACATTGAATAGGTGAGGTCATTATGGACCAGTTATCTTGACCTTCTTTGGTGTTTTAATTTTGATCTTGTTTCTCCTGGATCTTGAACTGCTTTATACAAATATGAAGATGTCAGTGTCACCATCCTTTGGTGACTGGGGTCTCCTGGTGCATTTGGGGTGATTATCGTCCCCCCAGGTGATGGATGAAGGAATCGGTCCACAGACTGGTAACCAGTggccactttatttatttttttaatttttaatttttaaatttttctttatggatcacacccagtgatgcacaggggttacttctgctctacactcaggaattacttctggctgtgcttgggggaccatatgggatgctgggaatcgaaaccaggttggctgcatgcaaggcaaacaccctacctgctatgctatcgttccagccccctggcCACTTTATTTTAATCAGTCAGAGTTGTTATAGAGAAATCGTGGAGTGTTCTGGGTAGGGAGGGACAGCAATTACGGGTatgtgtggttgaacattaacataaacaagTTTCGTATTGATAGGactatgaatataaatattttctatttaaattgtgGTAATGTAAGTTCTTCAGAAAGAACttaatgttttctaaatttagttatttttttgtttagggattaaaagaatatttttttcttttagtttttattgaatcactgtgagatagacccttacaaagctgttcatgattagatttcagtcatacagtattccaatgtccatccctcccccagtgtacaattccaagcaccagtgtccccaggttccctttcaTCACCCTCTACCCGCCCGCTATCTAcctctttgtttttgtcttgtttttgtttttggctttttgggtcacacccggcaatgcacaggggttactcctggctttactctcaggaattactcctggcggtgctctggggaccatatgctgggaatcgaacctgggtcggctgcgtgaaaggcaaacaccctattctctgtactatcactccagcctccctgcctgtgcttttcctctctccctcctttactccctttctctctcttctcctgtccctctctcccaccctccctcttctcttgtccctctctccctccctccctccttctcttgcTTCACTCTCCACCGCccatttcaggctgaaaaagattagaactGACATTGAGGGCCGTTTTCTAATAATCaagggattatatatatatatatatgtatatgtgtgtatatacatatatatatacatatacatatatacacacaaacatttggaagaaatcacactcctaaacatacacACCAAATGAGGGGcctgcaaaatacttaaaacaactgctaatagacttcaaggaggacattggtagcaacacaatagtagttgaggACTTCAAtgccgccttatcacctcttgatagatcagtAAGACTAAAACTTAGCAAAGAAGAACCATAATGTACATTGGTTTTTTTCATGAAGAACTTGTAAGACTAAGTTCTCTAATTTTGCATTATAGCCTTATAACTTGCACTGTGTGTCAGGACTTAAGGTGGAGTCTTTTTGAAATgatatttgaattttatgattttttaaaatgaaaacaggtGGTAAGAAGtatctgagtttatttttatattataattaaatacaATGTAAAACATACActtcttaatttttatcttttatgctTGTAATTTCACAgattgtaatttcacagtgaaaatgaaacaattctaaacagtttctatttttaaaaaatgtttttcagctTGACAGCTGGTCATTTCTACAAGCGTTTAATTATTCATTATACCCAATAACTTTTCCAAGTGAGAATGCAGCAGAATGGAAAAAGCTCTTTAAGCCATGTGCTTCCCAGAGATTGTTTTTGCCGGTAAGTTTTATTCctcattgtttcttttgtcctttttttcacTCAAGTCTTGCTTTTACATACATATGGATTCAGTTAAATAGGCATACAGGTAATACgtatgatttttcttttggacATTAGGGAAATGATTTATCATAGAACATATAGAAGCTATCATAAACTCTATGTTGAAATGAAACAATAgaagcacttttaaaaaataattttattgaatcactgtgagatagttacaagttttcatgtttggattacagtcacactgatcaaatacccatccttccaccagtatacattttccaccaccaatatccccggtataacccccctttcccaccctccccctgcctccatggcagacaatattccccacactctctctctgcttttgggcattatggtttgcaattcagatactgagaagttatcaggtttagtcctttatcaactttcagcacacatctcccatcctgtctgattcctctagccatcattttcttagtgatcccttttctattccgtctgccttctcccctccactcatgaagcaggcttctgcTATGGGGCAgttctcctgacccttgtatctactgtccttggggcacagagagagagacagaagaagaagacaagggagatagaagaagatccagagaagttcccagactcagaagaagctGCCTAGCCAGTAGTTTTGTTGCTGTGCATAAAAAACTTAAATCCTAGGATATTTTTCGTTCATCTCTTCCTTATAAAATCAACGAATCATAATTCAGTAATTGCAAGAGGGGAAAATTCTAACTTTTAGACTTGTAAGCCttgtaagttaaaaaattttaatgttgaaTCATTGCGGTGTCACACTCATTTGAGTACTTGTCTTCTGCCAAACAAATTTATATTCAAGTTCATACTAAACTTCTAGGTACGTGAAGTGAAAGGAGcagatatgtttcttgttttCAAAGAGTTTAATGTCTGATATAGGAGTTAGAAATTAAACATGATAGATATTAAACATGTTACTGGGGGGAAAAGTTAAAGAAAGCATGAGATGAGTAGTTCCTTTTTCTGCACTATTGAGTTTAATAATGTAGTGTGAAATTTATTGGATCACTTCCTGGCAAGATCTGATTAAGTTCATAGATAAAGTTCATGAATCACGAAtgacaaaatcccgttaatcacctatttctcgggcgggctcagtaacctctcatttcatcctttccctgagatcttagaagtctatctcgacttggccctcccagcgctgtcgcactgggggctctttcagggtcaggggaattagatccagcttgttactggctttagcatgtgaatacaccatggaaagcttgcaaggctgtcccatatggacaggaaactctcagaagattgacagtttctcccagagggagaagtaggctaggcTACAAGAagggcttctgagagcttgcgcTTCTTcatgaaagcaaagcaaagataAAGTTGTAAAtactaaattaaatatttgaaacctGTCCTGTTTTCCTCATACTCCAGTTTAATTCTGCATCTTTTGAaccaaatttaattaaattttatgcttCATTTAAACTttctcagtttttatttaaaaaataagaagagttAAAGTGAATGGTATAGATTTCTTCctctaaaataaactagaaaaatacTGCTGTAGTTATTATTAACCTTCCGTCTCATGATCAGTTGGCAGTGGCTTCCAATAGTAAACTTACAGCTTTGTGTAATATCTGGCTAGTCTGCTAATAGGATAGTAATAAACACATGTAATATCATGATATAGAAGCAGAATTTTGATATTAGAAACAACTCCCCTCTTGTCCCCATGAAAAGAGAGAAGCACATGTAGACGTACACAGATACTCTCTTTATTAATCTCAGAGCACGTGAACCTTCCCTGTTCGGACTCTGTGGTCAGCTGTCAGATTTCCTTTACCAGACTGGAATTCAGTCAGTTCAGTATGGTTGGGGGAATGTGAAGGAGATGGGTAGTTTCAGCTTCTCCTTTAGGCGTTGTCATGATTGAGTTTGGAAAGGTGCAGAACTAGTATCAAGCTTTGTTACCTGCTCTGAGATAAGTAACCTAAAGTTGCAGGAGTCAGATTTGAAAATCTGTAATAAGGCAGAAACGAAAGATTAATCGCATGTAAATTCCAAcagagggcggggctggagcgataacacagcgggtagggcgtttgccttgcacgcggccgacccgggttcaaatcccagcatcccatatggtcccctgagcacggccaggggtaattcctgagtgcaaagccaggagtaacccctgtgcatcgccaggtgtgacccaaaaagcaaaaaaaaaaaacaaacaaaaaaaaccaacagaggGCAAATGTTGGAGATTTAACATTTCAGAAAGGAATATACCTTTTAGACTTTTAGAAAGgaatttgtttttcagaaaggaaaaatctGCGCCTGTTAgatgtacaatttttaaaaatactgctttttttgttttcttgaacaaATGTAAATGACATTAAAAATTCTTGATAAATTTCAATATAagtgtgtatttttcttttctttttttctttcctttcctttttttttttttttttttgcagactgCACAGAATAAGAGCATGGACTCCATAGGGAGTTGGTTTGGATAGACTGTACCATTAGTTAAGAACAAAAGGTTGTAAAAGTGCCGGTCATTAATGTTCTGAACTAAGGAAAAGTGTTAAGATCTTCATTTGTAtgggtttttttatttatctCGGGTAATTAGGACTTGTgatattaatttatgtatttacagTTATCTTCTATGATAAGGCATTTTTTACTAATCATTGAAGatgatgctttttgtttttatttcaattattagtAATTGagttattgttctttttattaCTTCGCTAAAAGTTAATATAATCATAGAATCTATATTGTTgtaaaaaataagacatttagGGAAAATACGGTAttagaaaatacataaatttgcTTATCtcttatgtatatttttcatCCTCAAAGTCCTTTATAGTTTATGTTAAATATACTGAATTGAAGTTGAAGATTAAAATCTCTCTCCTCATAGTTAATCCTGAAGGAAGTTGACTCGCTATTGTATGTCGACACTGACATCCTTTTTTTACGGCCTGTTGATGATATTTGGTCCTTCTTGAAGAAGTTTAATTCCACACAAATTGCTGCAATGGCACCAGAGCATGAAGAACCTCGAATTGGATGGTATAATCGCTTTGCCAGACATCCGTACTATGGGAAAACTGGAGTGAACTCTGGAGTTATGTTGATGAATATGACTCGAATGAGAAGAAAGTATTTCAAGGTAAGAATGATAAAGGTTGACATGGTTCTATCCTAAAAATTATTAGATTTCCCTTTTAGTTTTGTGTTACTAAAAAGTAGGTTAAACTGTTCAGATTTTTCCCACTTAATCTAGAAGAATAGAAGAAAGGTATTTTCTTAAAACTTACTTATTAGAGCATTGTGGTAAATCAAATGAGGTGG
Protein-coding regions in this window:
- the GXYLT1 gene encoding glucoside xylosyltransferase 1 isoform X3 yields the protein MLPSDVCGMNCFWEAAFRYSVKMQPVERMHLAVVACGERVEETLTMLKSAIIFSLRPLQFHIFAEDQLHDSFKGTLDSWSFLQAFNYSLYPITFPSENAAEWKKLFKPCASQRLFLPLILKEVDSLLYVDTDILFLRPVDDIWSFLKKFNSTQIAAMAPEHEEPRIGWYNRFARHPYYGKTGVNSGVMLMNMTRMRRKYFKNDMTTVRLRWGDILMPLLKKYKLNITWGDQDLLNIIFFHNPESLFVFPCQWNYRPDHCIYGSNCLEAEKEGIFILHGNRGVYHDDKQPAFRAIYEALRNCSFEDDNINSLLKPLELELQKTVHTYCGKIYKIFLKQLTKSVKEHYRPPKGR